GTTTGCCCTAGGCGCGGTGGCCCGGAATGTGGCGGCCAACCTGAAAGACGAAGGGTTTAAGCCTGCTTATCGGATCGGGTTAGGTTATCCGGTAAAAGAACAGCTGATATTCTCCAGCGACCTCAGCTTGAAATACGGGGTAAACGAGGAAGACAAGTATGGCTTGGATTTCGGCGGCGGGGTGGAATATATTCCGATTAAGCAGGTTGCCCTAAGGCTGGGCGGCGGCACTCAAAACACCTTTGCCGCGGGTTTTGGCTTGACGGTTAAGAATGTTAAGTTTGATTACGCCTTCAGCCTGAACGACAAGGAAATATTAGGCAGCGACCATCGGATAGCCCTGGGATATGTGTTTTAAAACCTAACCCGCCTGCGGCGGGACCACCGCCTTCCGCCTTCGTTCACACTTCCTCCTTCGTTGCTACTTCGGCGGACCACCGCTATAGCCACCGCCGTTGGGCGGGGTTAAACCGCCGCCGCAAGCGGGGCAGGCTGGGGCAGGCAGGGCGGCGGACAGGCAGGCACGCAATAGGTGCGTATATCCGCCTGCGGTATATTTCTTTCTCCTTCGGCGGAGAGCTCCAGTTACTGGTAGTTGGCTTTAGGCCATAATGGCGCAAAGCCGCAACCGTTAGCCAAGATGTCGCTGACGCAGCTCTGGTAGCGTCAGCTCTGCGAAATTAGATCGCCAACGGCGTTGGCTCCTTTCCAATTTCTGGCATCTTGGCTAACGCCCGGATTTGCCTTCCCTGTCGTTAGGCCAGGGTTTGGGCGGATAATCGCTCCGCCCTGCGTCAGCAACACCATATCTCGACAAGCTCGATAACCATCGGCTAACAATCAGGTTTGCGGCTGCTCGGCGCTGTCCGCCTACGCTAAAGCTTCCACCTCCGCCAAGGCTTCGGCGGACAAGCGCACCGTTCGGCTGAGCTCATGCTTCCGCCCCGCCGTTGGCGGGGCTCCGCCTTCGCTTCGGGCTTCCTCCTACGTCCGCTTAAGGCGAACTTCGGCGGACAGGTCGCAAATCCGGGCGTTATGTTCCATTTAACAAGAAAGGGATAGAACATGAATAAGTTAATTAGTTTTTATTACCCCGCCCGCTTGCGGCGGGGTAATTCATTTAAAGCATGATCCAAATGGCACGATAAAGTTGACTGCAAAATAAATGGGTTGAAAAAGCCATTGTTTCTTTTTGCTATTAATGGTGACGCTAAATGCCAGGAATCCACCATAAGCTGCCTATTAATCAGAGCATGTACTTGTGGTGAGTTAGTCGAACCATTAGTGGCCCGAATCAAAGGCCGTAAACGGCCTAAGACAGGGGAACAGTATTGGCTCTTAACCTCAGCCCTTCCTCCTACGCTATGGCTTCCTCCTTCGCTTACGCGGAGCCTGCCCCGTTGACGTGAACGGGGGCGGACCACCGCTATAGCCACCGCCGTTGGGCGGGACAAACGGGGCAGGCAGGTTGGCGGATAAATAATGGCTGGGTTTTGGTTCGGCTTACTTTGACAGACTCAGTACAAGTCGCTCACCACAGAGCTTGCCCTGAATATGACCGATATTTAGGTCGGTGAAGGGTATCCGCTCCCATTAGTAACTTATGAAAAACGGGGGATACCTTTTAAGCTTATTGCCATATTTGAGGAACAGGAAGAAATTAACCGGAAGGTATTGGCTCGTTTCAGCGATGTTTGCGACAAGCAGTTCTCAAGCCTGCCGCTGAATAAAGACAGAATATACAATTATCTTACCGAAGAAATGGCAGCCTAATGGCATTGCGGAAACACCAATAAAATCTGCAACAAGTTGGGCAAAATAAGTTACTTGGGATGAATATGGACTTGAACTCAGCAATAAAAGAGTCGCCTTTAGAGTGATATTCGGCAACAAGTGGTAGAGAAAGATGTTGTGTTTGAAATCAGTAGCGTCCGGTTGTTTTTACAAGAAAATTGTAGAATGCAGATGGGGCAATGGTCTTAGAGGTTTCATCATGTAATCGATTTGAATTCAGGCTCAAAAATCACCCATTGATTCGCAAGGACTTATACCACGAAAAACGCAAGGACTTATACCACGAAAAACGCCATTTTCCATAATAACCGGACAGTAGTGGTTTGAAATGTAAAACGATAAAAACCGCTGCTAATAATTGGGGCGGTTTTTTATTCAAATGTTAGTGATGGTAATTTATGGAAGATAAATTAATTGAAGCTTTGCGTGAAATTGAGCGCCTTAAAAAAGAAAACGCAGAACTAAAACATAAACTTGGCATTGACGTTAGTGTCCCGCCCGTAAAAGATGCGCAGCCCTTTGAAAAAGATCAGAAAATATGCCTGTTCAGAAGTATTTTCAAAGGCCGGGACGATGTTTTTGCGTTAGGCTGGGAAGGGAAAGAGGGCAAGGCCGGTTATTCCCCGGCCTGCGCCAATTTATGGCGTAAGGAATTGTGCAAAAAGCCCAAAATAAAATGCGCGGACTGCGGCAATAAAAAATACCTGCCGCTAACAGATAATGAAATATACAAACATCTAACCGGGAAACAGACCATAGGCATTTATCCCTTGCAAAAAGATGAAACCTGCTACTTTCTGGCGGCTGATTTTGACAATGAAACATGGAAACAAGACGGCGCAGCATTTTATAAAACCTGTATCAAACATGGTATTGTTCCCGCACTGGAAATATCGCGTTCCGGCAAGGGGGCGCATGTGTGGGTATTTTTTGATAAAGCCATTCCGGCCCGGAAAGCCCGGCAATTAGGTTCCTGCCTGATAGCTGAAACGATGGATATCTGTCATACCTTGGGTTTTGCTTCTTACGACAGGCTTTTCCCCAATCAAGACACGCTCCCCAAGGGAGGTTTTGGAAATCTTATTGCCCTGCCATTACAGTTTGGGCCGAGGAAAGACGGAAGAACGGTTTTTGTTGACGCTGATTTTTTGCCCTTTGCCGATCAATGGCGGTTTTTGGCTTCATTGGTAAAAATTAAGGAAATGAAAATTGATTCATTAATTGAATTGTTGGGAAAGAAGGATATATCAAACATCCAGGAAAGCTCGGGGAAATACGGCGATGAAGGAAAACCTTGGATATCAAAAGGCACTGAAGACGCAGACTCTAATGTAGTTTTTCCCGCCAGTATCAAGGCAACTCTGTCCAACCTGGTTTATATTGAAAAAGAGGGATTGCAGGCCAAAGCAGTGAACCGCTTAATGCGAATAGCTACATTTCCCAATCCGGAGTTTTATCAGGCCCAAGCGATGCGGCTTTCGACTTACGGAATTCCCCGGATTATTAATTGCGGAGAGGAATATCCAAAATACATCGGTTTGCCCAGGGGTTGTTTGCAGGGCGTCCGCCAATTAATAGAAAATGCCGGTTCAAAACTTATCATAGAGGACAAGAAAGAGAACGGCAGCCCGTTGTCGGTAAAATTTCAAGGCAATTTGACTTCATGGCAACAAGAAGCTGCCGGGGAAATATTAAGGCATGAAATGGGCGTACTTTCAGCAGCTACGGCATTCGGGAAAACAGTGGTGGCGTTGAAAATAGTTACTGAACGCAAAGTCAATACATTGATAATTGTCAACCGACGGCAATTAATGGACCAGTGGTTGGAGAGGCTTAAAACATTCCTTGTTTTGCCGGAAAATATGCTGGGACAAATGGGTGGCGGCAAGGATAAACTCACCGGCCATATTGATGTGGCCATGATTCAAAGCCTGTCCCGCCGTAACGAGAATATTTCCATAGAAAAATACGGACAGATAATGGTGGACGAATGCCATCATGTGTCCGCTTTTAGCTTTGAAAGCGTAATGAAAAAAGCCAAGGCCCGTTATGTGTTGGGGCTGACGGCCACGCCGGTCAGAAAGGACGGCCATCAGCCAATAATATTCATGCAATGCGGGCCGATAGTTTATACGGTTGGCGCAAAAGAGGCCCAAGCCGAAAGCGGGCTGTTATGCCGGGTGGTTAAAAGGGTCACCGAATTTAAAACAGACCAGAGCGTTAAAACAACCATTCAGGCGTTGTATAAGGCGCTGGCGCTTGATGAAAGAAGGAACTCTCTGCTGTTTGACGACATTCTTAAAGCCTTGGAACAAAAACGTTCGCCGTTAGTCTTGACTGAACGGCGTGACCATCTTGATTGTTTATATGAAAAATTGAAAGATTTTGCTAAAAATATTATGGTTTTCCGGGGAGGCATGGGAATA
The DNA window shown above is from candidate division TA06 bacterium and carries:
- a CDS encoding DEAD/DEAH box helicase family protein, giving the protein MEDKLIEALREIERLKKENAELKHKLGIDVSVPPVKDAQPFEKDQKICLFRSIFKGRDDVFALGWEGKEGKAGYSPACANLWRKELCKKPKIKCADCGNKKYLPLTDNEIYKHLTGKQTIGIYPLQKDETCYFLAADFDNETWKQDGAAFYKTCIKHGIVPALEISRSGKGAHVWVFFDKAIPARKARQLGSCLIAETMDICHTLGFASYDRLFPNQDTLPKGGFGNLIALPLQFGPRKDGRTVFVDADFLPFADQWRFLASLVKIKEMKIDSLIELLGKKDISNIQESSGKYGDEGKPWISKGTEDADSNVVFPASIKATLSNLVYIEKEGLQAKAVNRLMRIATFPNPEFYQAQAMRLSTYGIPRIINCGEEYPKYIGLPRGCLQGVRQLIENAGSKLIIEDKKENGSPLSVKFQGNLTSWQQEAAGEILRHEMGVLSAATAFGKTVVALKIVTERKVNTLIIVNRRQLMDQWLERLKTFLVLPENMLGQMGGGKDKLTGHIDVAMIQSLSRRNENISIEKYGQIMVDECHHVSAFSFESVMKKAKARYVLGLTATPVRKDGHQPIIFMQCGPIVYTVGAKEAQAESGLLCRVVKRVTEFKTDQSVKTTIQALYKALALDERRNSLLFDDILKALEQKRSPLVLTERRDHLDCLYEKLKDFAKNIMVFRGGMGIKQRRDLTEKLKAIPSNEERLILATGRYIGEGFDDARLDALFITLPIAWKGTLQQYAGRLHRRAADKKEVIIYDYVDEQTPVLKRMFAKRLKGYKAMGYEIFDND